GTCGAGATCCATTATATTccttgtgtgtttttttttttttggggggtggGAGTGGGGGTGAGGGGGCACAGGTTGTGGGGTTCTGTGGTCTGTTTGAAATATCTAATTACAGGAGAGGCCAGTATGGTCTATTTTGCTATGATGAGATCCGATAAAATCGAGAGTGGATCTTAAAGTGAAAAGTTTACAAGATGGTCTTGCCATTTGGCTCAAATGGGAACTTTTGTTAATATGTAATCAATGCAAACTTACTCTATATCTTGATCTGTTGTTACTGTTCTTCATCTGGAGAATGCTAATTTACCTGCCTGactttttattgtttcaaTTTGTAGGTATTGAATGCATAACATTTCAATTTCGCATGGATATGGCACCAaagtgtataaaaaaattatatgcccACACCTACAGCTCATCGCCGAGAAGTGAGCAGAAGTTTTGTATGTTTAGCTTTCAGCTTTTACAGATTGTGATTACTGCTTATGGTTCTGTGCATTGTAAACTGTTGCCTGTATGTTTTGTAACCTGTTCAGgggttttcatttttctgtatttcaaaggaaggaaaatatatagatGGGTGGTGGTTCTTATGGGTCTTAAAACGCCTCTTTTAATCACCGATGGAAAAGTTTCATCTTTGTTCCCGCATTTTTCTTGCTACATGTGGGGTAGTCTCATCACACTTACGACTTGCAAAGTACAAGAATAGTACCTATTTCTGCAGGGATTCAGTTTAGATGCAGTTCCTTTGCAAAAGGGCAGAATTTTGAATGATGTTAAAGATGAGAATTCTTTAAGCAAATACATTAACTGTTATCAAAGTATTGACAACACGGGTGTATATTGAATTGTTGTTATAGGATTAATCGGTATTGATGTttgtttgtattatatatagttacatTAGTCGATGTTGATTGCATGGACCATAGCATTGTtgtttattaatgaaaaagtcTAAAAGGAAGTCCTTTCGAGTCAACGACAGGCCTTCTCATTTCCAATGAGACTTTGAAATTGACCCGTTTCCTCTTGGTCCATGGAAAAAAGCAGACCATCATGTGATGAAGTAGTGATCCAATTCCTGTTCAATTCACATACTTTTATGATCCGAACGATAcatctttattaaattaaaacattgaCATTGTCAAGATTATCACGAAATGGGAAAATTCTTACTTGAATTagattacattaattatatattaagtgtagttattatataattgatttagattTAGTCAAATTCAATTGGAATTTGGATTTTACATCGAAATGACAGAAATCAATGTTGAGCTCCATCACAGCTTGGAATGTGAGGATTTCTGCGTTAGGAGCTGTTGTCTGTTTTGTTGCAATGAAGAGCCAGGACctatttcatttattcatCAAGCGAAACCCGCTTTACAGCTCACACCATCTTCCCGgaagacataaaaaaaaaaaaaaaaaacaaaccccAGCAAGCAAAACCAACTCTGTTTCTGAGTAATCTCTTTTACAAAAACCACCTAAATTAATAGTCTTAATTCAGACATCCACCAATACACACATAtgtacacacacacgcacatacacTCTGATCTCTGGacactaataattaattttcaccaATTTAGTACTTGAAATTTGGAAAGAAATAGGTAATTCCATGACAAAGTAGCATATAAAATACAAGTGATGAGTCTATGGTTGATGGTGCTGTGTGTAGATGTAGTCCAAGTGAGCTTCAGCAACCATTCTTCTCTTCCAACAGCCCTCATCTTTATCTCCACATTCCTCCAATCCCATCAACTGTCCAAAATATCACACCacaaaattgtccaaaaattacaaactcaAGAAACCCActaattacacacacacacagaaaagaaaaaggaaaaaattaacaGAGACAAACCTTTTCAAATGATCTTACACTGGACAAATCATCATCTTGCAGAGTGATTTGATCAGGAGTGTGGGCTGCACACAAAGACAAGAATCTTGAATTTCAACATTAAAATGAGAGAGTAGGCATGAATGAATATTCAATCTATGTGTTGTAAGAAGAGAAGTAGGTACCTGATTCTGACTGATGTGCAGAAACgatgaagagaagaagaagaagaagaaagagagagatgatGATTGGTAGTTGAGAGAGATGCAGATGCTtcatttgtgtgtgtgtgtgtgtgtgtttgcaCTTTGCAGAGGTGAGTGAGGAGGGACAAAGGCAAAGGCAAAGGGGATCTTATGCTGTTGCTGCTGAGTTTTGTATTCCcacaaatttcttttgttttttaatactaaaaacataaaacttaGTACCTTAACACAAAAGTTTGGGTTCACTGTTCTAGAAATGCACACACCTCCACTCCCACCACTTTGTTTTCTGcccaaattatatttttaattattgctaATAATGCATCCCAAAGTTTCTCTGTCCCTTTCTCAGGAAATTCTAGTTCCAATCTAATCcgatttaatttgaatgaattatatggcaagtgtaatatacttttatgtgattaatgtattatttaaagaaaataaccaatcacataatacaCTTGCTCTGTGATCAATTTAATTCGATCAAATCTGTTCAGGTGTAGAACTTTCCCTTTATATATGTGTTAAGTACTTGAAGGGAAGGCTTGATTATGAATGAGAGTCTTctcaatttgataaattaatcgaatcaaattaaaaaaaaaataaaaaaattgttacacattgaaattaaactaaaaaaattaagtttggtATTCGTGTTTTAttgtattgaaaattttctatttagttggttttgatttttaaagtGATTATCGGATTTTTACCTAATGTtgaaatatagtttttttgtatttatatagttgttaaatatattttattaatttactattaatttttgaaaaaagataaagtctacttattattttcagtatttaacttttaaatattttttgtattttaatgaGAATTTTAGTTAccaaaatattgaattgagtataaaaagaataaataattatcaaaatcgAACCAATTGATTTGGTCATTGTTGCGTATAGCATTTGGCGTACCAAAATTTCGATTCTATTCGtttcaattattaatgaaTGCACTTATcatgatatatttaaaaaataatagttataaaatacCTACAATAATACTTATAGTCTGACtggtttgatgtaattaaatttaatccaGTTTTTAGGCAACGTTGTTAGCGTTTTTCTAATGACTATGGACCGCACCTGCTGCTctaataacttaatatttttgtgtgtttctttttaataaattaatctaattggATATGAAAACTGGAGAAATGAATTTGAAGTTAATGGGGATTGATATTTTGGATGTCTGATAATCAACcgcaaaagaaaaacactacTTTCCATCCCACTTTCGCTTCGATTCCATATGTTGAGAATGATGTCTTAATCGAGTGGTtgagtattataaatttggatgtggatatttatttcatttaatattagtaattttatttaacgtGCGTTTATTAATCGAGTCGATGtatttctcaatttatataaattacgtAATCaacatttcataaaaaaacaatcttctttcatattctctttctttattttcttgtttgagtGAAGTGAATGATGTAATGAATTCGTGGATAAAAATATGGGAATCATcgaatttggaatattttgtcCAAAGTCAAAAAAGTAGATTCTCTATTGTCCCCATTTTCACGCATCTTCTCCTCATTCATCGTTTCtcccataattatttatgcttTTTCGATAAGACCGTCCACTAAAATTTCCATACCAACTTATCAaaatgatttcattttttattttataaaaataaattactataatttcgaaattatttaattttttaaaaatattcatttctcttttaaatctttaaaaaaaaaccttctattaaatttttggctaagcattttcttttccattttttcaattttttttcccaatgaATATATGAATTTCTGGTGCATAAGCATTACTATCAAGAATGGGCTTGGCCCGACCCAGCCAGGCCCATCACGTGTGGGCCCAATTCTGGTTGTAGTTTAGGCCTCTCTTACCCAATCCATTTCCAACTCTGCCCAAAATATTCGTTTGCAACAGGttttatgaaacttaattaattaatataataagtattacAACACGTGTGTTATATTTAATGACTCATCAATTATcctatttcaattataaattaatcatataataaaatttaattcactTGCCATACgattgaaattgaataaaatagatgtccaatttaaatagaatcaaaatattaaatactatCAATTGTTACGATTTAGATTAAAATCGAATGTCATGGGTTCAAATTCTTACCGAGCGGTACGGTGGGATTAAACATCGTTCCTGACTTGCTGATTTAGATTTTTGAtgataataaatcaattatataaattcttaaaaaaaaatgctaaattgATAAAACAGAATATACTTAACTCATTTGTACGTTTAATTTAGATCCATCGATTCAAAATCAAGCAGACAGTCcctaaaaatgagaatgttcatcaaatcaaattcaggtcaaaatctgaaaatatttggTAATTTACATTATGATCATTTAAATTCTACTTACATATTTCCAACTTCAGTACAAGTTTGTAATGAgaaacataaagaaaaagaaaaaaaataaaaataaagaagcaaaTTGAAGCCTAATGACTTGTTACAATATAGTTTGTGGAGCTACGGTGATTAAATTGAACGACATGCAAATTTTGGTGAAAGATACTGTGTGACAATTAGGTTATCTTATTTGGGAtagaaaaaattctttctaaatcatatttgatttaatcaaatcaattacacaGCAATTGTgatacacttatcatataacTTTGACCACTTTTTCCTGAACTATATACCACGACAAGTGCAGTGCTTTTGCTTATAATTGGTTCAGGTTTAGCCAAAcccaattttgatttaaatttctcaAAGGATAGTTAGATAGTATAAGGAGAAGAATGCAAGCAACCTcattgtgatatcgcaaatgagcaaattacccctttataaaaaaaataaatatcaatttttcttcctgtaattataaatatattatatttattatataattaattcaaatttaactaaatttgaCGGGAACAAAATTTCCCTAGCCAGACTTCCTTTTTACCCAAGGGAAAAGTCCATCCCACATGATTGTTTGTGGATATTCTCTCTGTTTTATGGCTCCATTTCTGGTGATGGTGTGGTGGGCCTTTCCTCCTCCCTGTAAAATCCAAACAGTCCCCCTTCTACTTTCCACATCAATTACCCTCATGCCAGACCATATATTACTTGACTGACATTTTTGCCCTTTGACTCCATTGagttattcttttttacatttttatgtaTGATGCTTACCTTCCACCTCAtaagaaaatttcattaataacttttattctttctttctgtCATATCTTGGCTGCCTATATTTAAGGATGAAGCATTACAGTCTGCCAATTAATATTGGAGGAATTTCTTTGTTATTCTTCTCAAGATTTAAGTAGTGCCAAGGGTAAAAGTGTCAGTTTCATACTGAGTTGCTTTGGCATGAGAAATATTGCTAAAACATATTCACCAACCTTTGTTGTAATCCTAAGTTTTATTATGACTTtaggattataaatcaaaagaacccattacattaataataacatacaacatttaaattagaattatccctaaaacaggtaattaagatattaatattaaataatttttttatctaataatttaaattttaaaataaaatgattgtttaatatagtatttgagtcagatcaaatttaaatatgaatctCGTTactacatatttataaataaaggattttaaTGAAGGAGTGCGcgttaatatataatattaagtaatCAGGTGATCGTTTAACATGCAATGAAACTTGTCCACAGcccctttaattttaatattaaatatatagttcataataattattttctaaatctAACTTGAaacttctaaaaataaaaataaatatcagaatCCATCCACAGCCACtcctttatatataaaaaaattatcagaatAGAGGAAGACGAggtcaaaattcaaataaagaaaaacaaaatttagttttttttttcatgtgaaaataaaaataagataattacactgatctcccctaaaatttggtgtagTTACGTACATATcttttagtttgaaaattatatttaatattcttgaaatttacttTCGTGTAACAAATAACTTTCTCAACTAaccaaaattcaatgaatttcctaatattaaaaaccgaataaaaattcatatttgccttctattgatttatttttaatttattgcacACTAAATAAATCTCttcatgatcaaattatccttctaCATTTTCACAACTTAATAcatatgaggaggtatattttcaccgttataaaggtagtttaatcagaaaaaatatacttgacttgcaataaatcaataataaggcaattgagaataaatattaattttttgttaatatcaataaatcctgtgaattttgactaacaagaTGTAAGCAAATTTCAtgggtattaaatataattttgtaaaacacaaaaattttatatgtaactGCACTAAATCTCATGTGCGgcgtaattatcccaaaaaatgaaaacataacaaataaaatttaaatatagagAGCCTGGTAGTAGGGGTGAAATGGTAAATCGCAAAATTCACCAGAAAAGACGGGGTTACTTGAAGGAGGGGTGGTGATGGAGCGATAATATCGACGGTCCAACTACCACACCCTTTATATACAGCCACTCTCCTCCTCACTCCCACCAGACTCTCTTTTCTGTTGTTTTTCTGCTCTATTCGATTTGTATAACATAGTAATAAACATGTCTTGCTACAAGGGGAAATACGCTGGTGAATTTTCTTTGGCTTGATTTCTGTTGGATTTTTGAGCGAGTATTATGATAATGTCTACTCGGCTGTAGTTTTTTGTGAAATGACTGTGTTTGGTTTAGTCTTGTGTCATTTCGAGCTGGGCTTAGATTATGTTTCCATGTTCACGATTAATTTTGAAtcaagaatttctttgttgatCGTAATAAATGATCTCTACGAGTGCAGCGTGTGATTTATTCTCAAGACTGCGTTCATTGTTAATCTGATGTATTACTTATGATGTCTGGTTGTATTCAACCCTGTTTTAGGGACGTTAATGATTTCTTATAGGTGGATTGATACGTGTTCTGTATTTACCTACGTTTGCATGTTGATCCCTGTTTCTATGGCTGGTATCttgtaatatgaattttagaaTGAATTCAGATAGAGTGTGTTGATTCTATGCTCTCTCTTTCGCTTCTTGGTGACAAATTTTCTGTTTGGCGAGTAACGGGTTGGATCCCTTGTGTTAGATTAATTTGTTGAGTCCTATGGAAAACttgttttatttgtaataaaccTCATCTTAGATCAGTTCTATGATGTTTTTCACGTCTATTCACTTTTCTTCCGACTGTGTCCGTTTTGCAGATGAGCTTATTGCTAATGCTACATACATTGGCACCCCCGGGAAGGGTATTCTTGCTGCCGATGAGTCTACCGGCACAATTGGCAAGCGTTTATCGAGCATCAATGTTGAGAATGTCGAGTCAAATAGGAGGGCTCTGCGTGAGCTTCTTTTCACCACCCCTGGTGTCCTTCAGTACCTCAGTGGAGTTATCCTCTTTGAGGAAACTCTGTATCAGAAAACAGCTGCAGGTATATTTAATGAGCAAGACTTGTGGTTTGTGCAATGTGCAAGTGCcatgttgaaaaattaaagaaatcgaactaatatatttatttctatgaTGCAGGTAAGCCATTCGTTGATGTCATGAAAGAAGGTGGTGTTCTCCCTGGTATTAAGGTTGACAAGGGCACTGTCGAGCTTGCCGGGACCAACGGTGAGACGACAACCCAAGGTCTTGATGATCTTGCCCAACGCTGCCAAAAATACTATTCAGCCGGTGCTAGGTTTGCCAAATGGAGGGCTGTGCTGAAGATCGGTCCCAATGAGCCATCACAGCTTGCTATCAATGAGAATGCCAACGGCTTAGCGCGTTACGCAATCATCTGCCAGGAGAATGGTCTGGTGCCTATTGTTGAGCCTGAAATCCTCGTCGATGGCCCCCATGACATTAAGAA
This DNA window, taken from Sesamum indicum cultivar Zhongzhi No. 13 unplaced genomic scaffold, S_indicum_v1.0 scaffold00165, whole genome shotgun sequence, encodes the following:
- the LOC105179537 gene encoding putative phytosulfokines 6, whose translation is MKHLHLSQLPIIISLFLLLLLLFIVSAHQSESAHTPDQITLQDDDLSSVRSFEKLMGLEECGDKDEGCWKRRMVAEAHLDYIYTQHHQP
- the LOC105179538 gene encoding fructose-bisphosphate aldolase 3, cytoplasmic, coding for MSCYKGKYADELIANATYIGTPGKGILAADESTGTIGKRLSSINVENVESNRRALRELLFTTPGVLQYLSGVILFEETLYQKTAAGKPFVDVMKEGGVLPGIKVDKGTVELAGTNGETTTQGLDDLAQRCQKYYSAGARFAKWRAVLKIGPNEPSQLAINENANGLARYAIICQENGLVPIVEPEILVDGPHDIKKCADVTERVLAACYKALNDHHVLLEGTLLKPNMVTPGSDAKKVAPEVIAEHTVRALQRTMPAAVPAVVFLSGGQSEEEATVNLNAMNKLKTKKPWSLSFSYGRALQQSTLKAWAGKVENIPKAQTVFHARCKANSEATLGTYQGGAAMSEGASESLHVKDYKY